The genomic DNA GTGCCTCAGTGCGGAGGCTGGTGGCCACTGCCCAGCCGACGATCCTTCGCGTGAAAACGTCCGTGATGAACGCGGTGTAGCAGAACCCGGACGGGATCCGGACGTAGGTGATGTCAGCGACCCAGAGCTGATTCGGTCCGGCAGCCGTGAAGTTCCGCTCGACCAGATCAGGACGACGGTCCAGGCCACCAGCAGGGCTCGTCGTGAACACCTTTCGACCACGGCGTATCCCGCACAGACCAGCAGCTTTCATCAGCCGAGCGGTCTGGTCGCGGCCGACTTCCCATCCGGCACGGCGCATCGCGTGATGCATCTTCCGATACCCGTAGACGCCGTAGTTCTCGGCATGAATCCGACGGATCTCTTCGACGAGCACCTCGTCACGGACCGCTCTGGCCGATGCCGGGCGCTGCTTCGCGGCACGGTATCCGCGAGAGGTGAGGAACCCACGTTCCGTCGCGCCCAGGACGCGGCAGATGGCCTCGACCCCGAAGTGATCGCGATGCCTATCGATGAAGGCGATCATTTCGTCGTGGGGTGGTCGAGTTCCCTGGCGAAAAACACGGAGGCGGCCTTGAGGATCTCGTTGGCCCGCCGGGACTCGGCGAGCTCTCGACGCAGTCTGCGGTTCTCCTCCTCGAGAGACTCCGCGGGGCCGGCCGAGGGCTCGGCTGGCCCGTAGCGGTTGCACCAGATCCTCAGCGTCTCCATGCCAACGCCGAGTTGGGGCGCGACAGCACGGATCGACTCCGATCGTGGGCCACCTTCGAGTGCCTGGCGGTCGTAGACCATGCGCACGGCACGGTCACGCAGCTCCGGACTGAACTTCTTGGGCATACTCCGATTCTCCTTGCTGAGACTCGGAACGGAACCCAGGGCGCTTCATAATTCTCGATCGAACGATGCTGGTCCCCGGTAGGATGGGCGCGTCGCAGAACGGCCCCCGGCACGTCGTATCCCGCCAACGGATGAACCGTGCCAGAGCCTTGGGGAAGGCGCGACCGACGGACTCGACGGCCACCAGCTCTCCCGTGGTGGGGTGGGTGTAGAGCCTGCGCAGAGTACGTCGGGCCGCGGGCGCGTCATCCCCGAGGGCGCCCTCGGCCTCCCCGCTGAACTCGGCGAGAGGCCCCTGGAGATCCTCGCGGACCGCCTCCGCGGGGACGGGGCCGTAGCCCTCGATGTGCGCGAGGTCCCCCTGGCCGGGGTGGAGCAGGGCACGATCGGTGATGATCACCCCGATGTCCAGGTCGGTGCGATCCATCCCGTCCTCGGTCCCCAGAAGGGTGTCGACGAAGGAATCGGTCTGGATCTGCTGGTGACCACGCCGGTCGCCGCTCGCGCGGAGCCGTTCGGCCTCCAGGGCGAGGCGCTTGCGGACCTTCATCGCCTCGAGCGCCGGCAGATGCGCGGTCATGCTGGCCATGCCGTTCTTCCCGCGCCGCACGGTGACGTGGCGATTCTGGCGAGCGTGCTGATGTCGCTTCACCTCACCCTCCGGATCGGACTCGGCGATGGCCTTGGCGACGGCGCCGTCCCAGTCCTGGGAGCCGCAGCCGTCCAAGGAGGCCAGTCGTGCGCCGAGGATCGCGTCGACCTGGGTGCGCTGGACAGGGGTCAGCGCCGCGACGGAGGTGGCCGTGGAGCGAGCGACACCGCTGGTGATCTTCCCGGTCGCGAGCGCGTGGAGCATCTTCGGCATGGACTCGACCAGGCGGCGCGCCGCGGTGAGGGTGCGGTCGGCCATGTACGGGGAGCGTCGGGAGGTCATCGAGACGTCCCGGGCAGCCGAGCGCTCGGCCAGCAGCTCTGTGGTCTCGTCCGACTCGGCGGCCTCCGGTTCGTGGGCCGCCTCGGCCATGGCTTCAGCACGGATCTCGGTGCGCAGCGCGTCTGCCAGGCCCACCATGGCCCGCATCTCGAGGGCATCCATCGCGGCACGCTGCTCCTGGACGCGCTTGATCACGGCCGTGTACTCGCCTGCGGCGGCATCCTTCGCGGTGAAGAGGCGACCCGGGTCCGTGGCGAGCTCGACGAGGAGGTGCCCTTGGTCACCGAGCAGCTCGGCCACCGCCGTCGGCCCGCCGGAGCGCACGGTCTCGAGCAGCAGCTGGATCGGGTCCCCAACACCGGTTGCGTCGAAATCCTGCGCGAATGCGTTCATGCCTCCATGATCCCCACGAGGTGCAACAGACGACACGATGCCGCACCGATTGTGGAAAACATCGAGTGGGGAGGGAGGATCACTTCGACAACCACATCTCAGATGCTTCGCGCCCGGCACCCTCCTATGGTGGTCGGAACGGCCTTGAGAATCCACTTCAGTCACCACATCGGCACCGGCGCCCGATACTGAGTACGTTCTCAGACCACACCGTAGCCTCACCTGCAGAATGTGGATAACACCCCTTTGTGGAGGATCTTTCAGGCCCTGGATACCACCTCCAACAATCCACGATCGCACTGCACGC from Brachybacterium sacelli includes the following:
- a CDS encoding IS3 family transposase (programmed frameshift), whose protein sequence is MPKKFSPELRDRAVRMVYDRQALEGGPRSESIRAVAPQLGVGMETLRIWCNRYGPAEPSAGPAESLEEENRRLRRELAESRRANEILKAASVFFAKGTRPPHDEMIAFIDRHRDHFGVEAICRVLGATERGFLTSRGYRAAKQRPASARAVRDEVLVEEIRRIHAENYGVYGYRKMHHAMRRAGWEVGRDQTARLMKAAGLCGIRRGRKVFTTSPAGGLDRRPDLVERNFTAAGPNQLWVADITYVRIPSGFCYTAFITDVFTRRIVGWAVATSLRTEALPLQALEQALQTSPAEASRTGLIHHSDRGSNYVSLAYSDALITAGVQASVGSVGDSYDNALAETVNGLYKAELIHRRRTWPSATAVEIATLDWVTWWNTKRLHEALDYRTPAEVEASYTHPTTTAPATV
- a CDS encoding DUF222 domain-containing protein — its product is MNAFAQDFDATGVGDPIQLLLETVRSGGPTAVAELLGDQGHLLVELATDPGRLFTAKDAAAGEYTAVIKRVQEQRAAMDALEMRAMVGLADALRTEIRAEAMAEAAHEPEAAESDETTELLAERSAARDVSMTSRRSPYMADRTLTAARRLVESMPKMLHALATGKITSGVARSTATSVAALTPVQRTQVDAILGARLASLDGCGSQDWDGAVAKAIAESDPEGEVKRHQHARQNRHVTVRRGKNGMASMTAHLPALEAMKVRKRLALEAERLRASGDRRGHQQIQTDSFVDTLLGTEDGMDRTDLDIGVIITDRALLHPGQGDLAHIEGYGPVPAEAVREDLQGPLAEFSGEAEGALGDDAPAARRTLRRLYTHPTTGELVAVESVGRAFPKALARFIRWRDTTCRGPFCDAPILPGTSIVRSRIMKRPGFRSESQQGESEYAQEVQSGAA